One window of the Xenopus tropicalis strain Nigerian chromosome 10, UCB_Xtro_10.0, whole genome shotgun sequence genome contains the following:
- the cavin1 gene encoding polymerase I and transcript release factor (The RefSeq protein has 1 substitution compared to this genomic sequence) → MADTTLQIIEQPTTPETPPEETVDDTSEPSEPIKADQINGVMVLSLLDKIIGAVDQIQLTQTQLEERQQEMENVVGSIQGELAKLSKSHATTSNTASKMLEKVRKVSVNVKTVRHNLEKQAAQIKKLESNESELLRRRNFKVMIYQDDVKLPSKLSISKTLKDTEKQDVAEEGQQNEKKDEEEGEEHIELSSDEEVEVEEIIEESRAERIKKSGMRRVDDIKKAFSKEKMKKTKVKTKENLEKTRQNLEKTKHNIEKRMNKLGTKIVTTERREKMKTSKDKLKKSFTPDHVVYARSKTAVYKVPPFTFYVKKIRDGEVEVQATEMVEVGPDGEEEEGEGAELLRGESPDPHSLLQITEDADAVVGERSDSD, encoded by the exons ATGGCGGACACAACCCTACAGATTATCGAGCAACCCACCACCCCGGAGACCCCTCCGGAAGAGACCGTCGATGACACCAGCGAGCCCAGCGAACCCATCAAAGCAGACCAGATCAATGGGGTAATGGTGCTAAGCCTTCTTGACAAGATTATAGGTGCAGTGGACCAGATTCAGCTAACCCAGACCCAGTTGGAAGAGAGGCAGCAGGAGATGGAGAATGTGGTTGGCAGCATCCAAGGAGAACTTGCCAAGCTGAGCAAATCCCATGCCACCACCAGCAACACAGCCAGCAAGATGCTCGAGAAGGTGAGGAAGGTGAGCGTCAACGTGAAGACGGTCAGGCACAACCTGGAGAAACAGGCGGCACAAATCAAAAAGCTGGAGTCCAACGAGTCTGAGCTTCTGAGACGCAGGAACTTCAAAGTCATGATCTACCAG GATGACGTAAAATTGCCTTCCAAGCTCAGCATCAGCAAAACTTTGAAGGATACCGAAAAACAAGACGTAGCCGAAGAAGGCCAGCAAAATGAGAAGAAGGATGAGGAAGAGGGAGAGGAGCACATCGAGTTATCATCTGATGAGGAGGTGGAAGTAGAAGAGATCATCGAGGAGTCAAGAGCTGAGCGCATCAAGAAAAGTGGAATGCGGCGGGTAGATGACATCAAGAAAGCTTTCTccaaagaaaaaatggaaaaaaccaAAGTGAAGACCAAAGAAAACTTGGAAAAGACCAGGCAAAACCTGGAAAAAACCAAGCACAATATCGAGAAGAGGATGAACAAGCTGGGAACTAAGATTGTAACAACAGAAAGAAGGGAGAAGATGAAGACCTCAAAGGACAAGTTAAAAAAGTCCTTCACGCCTGACCATGTTGTTTACGCTCGGTCTAAAACCGCCGTCTACAAAGTGCCCCCCTTCACCTTCTACGTGAAGAAGATCCGAGATGGGGAGGTGGAAGTGCAGGCAACAGAGATGGTGGAGGTGGGACCGGATGGTGAAGAGGAAGAAGGGGAAGGAGCTGAGCTGCTGAGAGGCGAGAGCCCAgacccccactccctgctgcaaaTCACAGAGGACGCTGACGCCGTTGTGGGTGAAAGAAGCGACAGCGACTAA